The stretch of DNA CGATGTGTCGGCCATTGGCCCAGGTCTGGGTGGTTACCGGGTTCAGGAAGTTGTTGGACATGCTGATCTCCACGGCCGACTGCCGGCCTTTATGGTGGCGATTGTGCGCAGGCCCATAAACGCCCATTTACCTATCTGCGACATTCACATACTTATCGCGACCAGCCCCCAACCACCGGGGCTTGCGCGTCGGGAACAGATTGGGCCATGTCGCCCATGGATAAGGTTCCGGGCCGCGCCGGCCCCACACTCGCCTCAACTGAGAACCGCTGATTTTTCAGCCTTGCGTCGTAACCGTGGCCGGTGTGACGGGCTTGTGCGGAGCAAGCCCGTTACACCGGCCACACTGCCACTTTCGCCGGCCACACAGATGGCCATGAGGACCAAAACGATGGACGTCACCGCAACCCTGAGCCTGGGCGATCCGCTGGAACCCGCACGCAAGGCCACCGCGCAAATGCTCCAAGAACGCGAGCGGACCTTTTCCCTGCCGCAGCCGTTCTACTGCGACGAGCGCCTGTTCGATATCGACATGCAGGAGATCTTCCAGAAGGAATGGCTGATCGCCGGCATGACCTGCGAGATTCCGACCAAGGGCAACTACATGACCCTGCAGGTCGGCAAGAACCCGATCATCGTGATCCGTGGCGCCGACGGCGTGGTCCATGCCTTCCACAACGTCTGCCGCCACCGCGGTTCGCGCTTGTGCACCAGCGACAAGGGCAAGGTCGCCAAGCTGGTCTGCCACTACCACCAGTGGACCTACGAGCTGGACGGTCGCCTGCTGTTCGCCGGCACCGAGATGGGCGCCGACTTCGACATGAAGCAATACGGCCTCAAGCCAGTGAACGTGAAGACCGCCGGTGGCTACATCTTCATCTCGCTGGCCGAGAACCCGCCGGCCATCGATGACTTCCTGGCGACCCTGACGCACTACATGGAACCCTACGACATGGAGAACACCAAGGTGGCGGTGCAAACCACCTTGATGGAAAAGGCCAACTGGAAGCTGGTGCTGGAAAACAACCGCGAGTGCTACCACTGCGGCGGTTCGCACCCGGAACTGCTGAAGACCCTGCTGGAGTGGGACGACGTCACCGACCCGCGTGCTGACCAGGCGTTCAAGGACCACGTGGCCGCCTCCGCTGCCGCCTGGGAAGCCGAGAAGATCCCTTATGCCCACGCCAGCTTCGGCCTGCGCAACCGCATCGTGCGCATGCCGCTGCTCAAGGGCACCGTGTCCATGACCATGGACGGCAAGCAGGGCTGCGCCAAGCTGATGGGCCGGATCAAGAACCCCGATCTGGGCTCGATGCGCATCCTGCACCTGCCGCACTCGTGGAACCACTGCATGGGCGACCACATCATCGTGTTCACCGTGTGGCCGATCAGCGCCCAGGAAACCATGGTCACCACCAAGTGGCTGGTGCACAAGGACGCGGTCGAAGGCGTGGACTACGACGTCGCGCGCATGCGCCAGGTGTGGGACGCCACCAACGACCAGGACCGTCGCCTGGCCGAAGAGAACCAGCGCGGCATCAACTCCACCGCCTACCAGCCAGGCCCGTACTCCAAGACCTACGAGTTCGGCGTGGTCAACTTCGTGGACTGGTACAGCGAGCGCATGCTGAGCAACCTCGGCGCCGAACCGGCTCCGTACCTCAAGGGCGTGCCGGTTCACGGCTGATCCCGGGCTGGGCTTCTGTAGGAGCGAGGCTTGCCCGCGAAGGCCGCGACACGGTGTACCCGAACCACCGCGTTAGCGTTCATCGCGAGCAAGCTTCGCTCCTACAGGGGCAAGCTTGCTGTACGTTTTTTGATCGGAATCCCTCCCGGCCATGGCCGACAAGGCTCCCAGCCTTCCGCGAACAAGTTATCCACACCTCCACCCACAGCAAATGTGGGCAACTCGGCTTTCAGCCGGCGGATCCACTGGCAGAACCTGAAGAAAATCCGTGACTTATCCGGAAAGGCCTTTTTCACAAGACTTTGTTCATTTTTTGAACAGCGCTCTGTAAGCCACGTTTTTAAAGGCCCGCAGATGAAGGCGAACACCTTATCCACAGAAGCGCCAACAGACTTTGGGGGCAACTTTGCGGCCAAGGGCCGCGAGCTGTGGAAAACCGCCGAATAGCACGAAATATCGAGGCTTCAGTGCCGCCGGCGGGGCAAAACTTCGGATTTGCCTGTTTTTTGACCAGACCTCTGCAGACCACTGTTTATAAGGCCCTCAGCGGATAGCGAACATCTTATCCACAAAGAGGCCAACAGACTTTGGGGGCAACTCGGCAGCGGCAGAGGACCGAGGGAATTCCTTATCCACAGAAAAACCTTCGGAAAAACCTCGACTTAGCTTGATCGTTTTTCGTACAACGCGCTGTAGCGCTTGATTGGCGAGGCTTGCAGAGAGGGACGAACATCTTATCCACAGAGGCGCGCACAGGGATTGTGGGTAACAGTGGATACAGGAGGGAAATCAGTCACAAGCAAGCCACGCCCCTGCAGGAGCGAAGCTTGCTCGCGATAACGATAGTGCGACAGGCCTGGCCCTAACGGACCACGCCTTCTTCGATCAGCAGCTTGAGGATGGCCTCGGCCCCGGCTTCGGCGCTGACGCCCTTGAGCACCTGGCCGCCACCGCCGCTGGCCTTGGCGGTCGCGGCTTTCATGCGGTCGGCGCCGCTCTTGGCCTTGATCACTTTCAGACGCTTGGGCCGCGGTTTGGCCGGTTGCAGGGTGGCGCTGGTGAATAACTCATCGTCGAGCACTTCCACCTGCCGCGCCTGCAGCAGCCCACGCCGGGCCGGGCCGTAGGCGCTCTGCCGTGGCTTGGGCGCGGCGTTATCCACAGTGGCGAGGAACGGCAGGCGCACCTTCAGCCGACGGCGCTGGCCGCGCGGCAGGGCCTGCAGCACCAGGGCCACGCCACTGTCGATGGATTCCACCTGGGCCAGACCCACCACCAGTGGCCAACCGAGGTTTTCCGCCAGCAGGAACGGCAGCATGCCCGAGCCTTCGCCGGTTTCCGCCTGGCTGCCGGTCAGCACCACTTGCGCCCCGGCATCGCGCAGATAATCGGTCAGCGCCGGCAGCGCATCGGCACCGGCCGACTGCTCCAGCACGTGCATCTGTTCCAGGCCCATGCCCAGGTACGCGCGCAGGGCCGGCTCGGCAATATCGCCGGCGTGCAGCACCTGCAGCCTGTCCCCGG from Pseudomonas chlororaphis subsp. chlororaphis encodes:
- the gbcA gene encoding glycine-betaine demethylase subunit GbcA; amino-acid sequence: MDVTATLSLGDPLEPARKATAQMLQERERTFSLPQPFYCDERLFDIDMQEIFQKEWLIAGMTCEIPTKGNYMTLQVGKNPIIVIRGADGVVHAFHNVCRHRGSRLCTSDKGKVAKLVCHYHQWTYELDGRLLFAGTEMGADFDMKQYGLKPVNVKTAGGYIFISLAENPPAIDDFLATLTHYMEPYDMENTKVAVQTTLMEKANWKLVLENNRECYHCGGSHPELLKTLLEWDDVTDPRADQAFKDHVAASAAAWEAEKIPYAHASFGLRNRIVRMPLLKGTVSMTMDGKQGCAKLMGRIKNPDLGSMRILHLPHSWNHCMGDHIIVFTVWPISAQETMVTTKWLVHKDAVEGVDYDVARMRQVWDATNDQDRRLAEENQRGINSTAYQPGPYSKTYEFGVVNFVDWYSERMLSNLGAEPAPYLKGVPVHG
- the etfB gene encoding electron transfer flavoprotein subunit beta → MSTNVISLVSIGAHPTSGRPRRAEQDARAVELGLQLAGDRLQVLHAGDIAEPALRAYLGMGLEQMHVLEQSAGADALPALTDYLRDAGAQVVLTGSQAETGEGSGMLPFLLAENLGWPLVVGLAQVESIDSGVALVLQALPRGQRRRLKVRLPFLATVDNAAPKPRQSAYGPARRGLLQARQVEVLDDELFTSATLQPAKPRPKRLKVIKAKSGADRMKAATAKASGGGGQVLKGVSAEAGAEAILKLLIEEGVVR